In a single window of the Streptacidiphilus sp. P02-A3a genome:
- a CDS encoding discoidin domain-containing protein — protein sequence MSRSSRPLLLGSFLAAGVLLTGGSLAAATTGGATTGVPGDLACGRATTATSTATGSPGAATDCDTATSWQSGTAHPQELSVDLGAATSIDHVTVAWGAGYATSFKVRTSPDGAQWHTQTTVTSGTGGTETIALPAGTSSRYIELYLEQPSGGSGFQVAEFEVFGAAGTPTPTPTPTPTPTPTPTPTPTPTPTPTPTPSGSPGGSTLQVSTAAQLTAALAAVQPGQTIQLAPGTYSGAFLATTSGTAAAPITLTGPATAILTNPDVSGDLGTGYGLHLEADYWQLNGFSVTASNKGIVLDHSDYDVLNGLTVYDIGDEGIHLREFSSHDTVEHSSIHDTGQKAPGYGEGVYIGTANSNWGTYTNGQPDLSNDDQVIDNTFGPNVAAENIDVKEATSGGLISGNSFSGKGESGANSATDVVAVKGDDYTVTDNTMSNGLVDGFEVEQLYTGSGCGNVFTSNTITLNAPGYGFNVKDQSDCATDPNVVGTSNTVTGAAEGASKIPETPGL from the coding sequence ATGTCTCGATCGTCCCGTCCCTTACTGCTCGGCTCCTTCCTCGCCGCCGGTGTCCTCCTCACCGGTGGCTCGCTCGCGGCTGCCACGACCGGCGGCGCGACGACCGGTGTCCCCGGTGACCTGGCCTGCGGCCGTGCCACCACGGCCACCAGTACCGCGACCGGTAGCCCCGGCGCGGCCACCGACTGCGACACCGCCACCAGTTGGCAGAGCGGCACCGCCCACCCGCAGGAACTCTCCGTCGACCTGGGCGCGGCGACGTCGATCGACCACGTCACCGTCGCCTGGGGCGCCGGGTACGCGACCTCGTTCAAGGTGCGCACCTCCCCCGACGGCGCCCAGTGGCACACCCAGACCACCGTGACCAGCGGCACGGGCGGCACCGAGACGATCGCGCTGCCCGCCGGTACCAGCAGCCGTTACATCGAGCTGTACCTCGAACAGCCCAGCGGCGGAAGCGGCTTCCAGGTCGCCGAGTTCGAGGTCTTCGGCGCGGCCGGCACCCCCACACCGACACCCACGCCCACACCTACGCCCACGCCGACCCCCACACCGACGCCGACGCCCACACCCACGCCCACGCCCACACCATCGGGGTCCCCCGGCGGCTCCACCCTCCAGGTCTCGACCGCGGCGCAGCTCACCGCCGCGCTCGCGGCCGTCCAGCCGGGCCAGACCATCCAACTCGCCCCCGGCACCTACTCAGGGGCGTTCCTGGCGACCACCAGCGGCACGGCCGCCGCGCCGATCACGCTGACCGGACCGGCCACCGCGATCCTCACCAACCCCGACGTCAGCGGCGACCTGGGCACCGGCTACGGCCTGCACCTGGAAGCCGACTACTGGCAGCTCAACGGCTTCAGCGTGACGGCCTCCAACAAGGGCATCGTGCTGGACCACTCCGACTACGACGTGCTCAACGGCCTGACCGTGTACGACATCGGTGACGAGGGCATCCACCTGCGCGAGTTCAGCAGCCACGACACCGTCGAGCACTCCTCGATCCACGACACCGGGCAGAAGGCGCCCGGGTACGGCGAGGGTGTCTACATCGGTACCGCCAACAGCAACTGGGGCACCTACACCAACGGGCAGCCGGACCTCAGCAACGACGACCAGGTCATCGACAACACCTTCGGTCCGAACGTCGCGGCCGAGAACATCGATGTGAAGGAAGCCACCTCAGGCGGCCTGATCAGCGGCAACAGCTTCAGCGGCAAGGGCGAGAGCGGTGCGAACTCGGCCACCGACGTGGTCGCGGTCAAGGGCGACGACTACACGGTGACCGACAACACCATGAGCAACGGGCTGGTCGACGGCTTCGAGGTCGAGCAGCTCTACACCGGCTCCGGCTGCGGCAACGTGTTCACCAGCAACACCATCACCCTGAACGCACCCGGCTACGGGTTCAACGTCAAGGACCAGAGCGACTGCGCGACCGACCCGAACGTGGTCGGCACCTCCAACACCGTCACCGGGGCGGCCGAGGGCGCCTCGAAGATCCCGGAGACCCCGGGTCTCTGA
- a CDS encoding glycosyl hydrolase family 8: MARHTRTIPHFRKLVAAFAAVGCIGLGVTAIGGATASAAVTPAFPFPTHVTYKVGVMPSAPQATRDAAVEKQYDSWKATYLVHGCASNEYYVSTKGDDDATNGGTVSEAQGYGMNIVPLMAGYDPNAQTEFNGLWQLVQDHKDQWGLMQWQLDGKTCKYYSSGTPDAATDGDLDIGYGLILADEQWGGYTAAAKAWLASIYANDVAPDGHLKCEDDGPNTDTRPSDMMLDHLRAFAAYDTAHDWSKVITRTEAVVNEFTAKYSPSAGLLSDFVVDANTTSPQPAPADYQEDQPDNIVGYNSIRVPWHMGTDALENGATVAATAYNTAKLESACLKSLSGGKPANVQPHIKLNCANDNVSNDTQAEEAGDSVGPAAMASGDQAWTDAIWAQLATNPFGDTYYGETIKTLVYIVMAGDYWNPAAPPSGSTGSPTPTPSASASASPTPTPTPTPTPTATATGPAGGKSYEAESATLANGADANSCTACSGGQKVSAVGGSANGTVTFTGVTEPSSGSYQLTVYYLSVGKAKPATVTVNGTAQTVTFPETDASSYSVIGSYAVTVALKAGSNTIAFSASGTASAPDLDRITV; encoded by the coding sequence ATGGCCCGTCATACCCGCACGATCCCCCACTTCCGGAAGCTGGTGGCGGCCTTCGCCGCCGTCGGCTGTATCGGCCTCGGCGTCACGGCGATCGGCGGCGCCACCGCCTCGGCCGCCGTCACGCCCGCCTTCCCCTTCCCCACCCACGTCACCTACAAGGTCGGCGTGATGCCCTCCGCCCCTCAGGCGACCCGGGACGCGGCCGTGGAGAAGCAGTACGACTCCTGGAAGGCCACCTACCTCGTCCACGGCTGCGCCAGCAACGAGTACTACGTCTCCACCAAGGGCGACGACGACGCCACCAACGGCGGTACCGTCTCCGAGGCCCAGGGCTACGGCATGAACATCGTGCCGCTGATGGCCGGGTACGACCCCAACGCCCAGACCGAGTTCAACGGGCTGTGGCAGCTGGTCCAGGACCACAAGGACCAGTGGGGCCTGATGCAGTGGCAGCTCGACGGGAAGACCTGCAAGTACTACAGCAGCGGCACTCCGGACGCGGCCACCGACGGCGACCTGGACATCGGCTACGGTCTGATCCTCGCCGACGAGCAGTGGGGCGGCTACACCGCCGCCGCCAAGGCCTGGCTGGCCAGCATCTACGCCAACGACGTCGCCCCCGACGGCCACCTCAAGTGCGAGGACGACGGGCCGAACACCGACACCCGGCCCTCCGACATGATGCTCGACCACCTGCGCGCGTTCGCGGCCTACGACACCGCCCACGACTGGTCCAAGGTGATCACCCGGACCGAGGCCGTGGTCAACGAGTTCACCGCGAAGTACTCGCCCAGCGCGGGCCTGCTCTCGGACTTCGTCGTCGACGCGAACACCACCAGCCCGCAACCGGCCCCGGCCGACTACCAGGAGGACCAGCCGGACAACATCGTCGGCTACAACTCCATCCGGGTCCCCTGGCACATGGGCACGGACGCGCTGGAGAACGGCGCCACCGTCGCCGCCACCGCCTACAACACGGCGAAGCTCGAATCGGCCTGCCTCAAGTCGCTCTCCGGCGGCAAGCCGGCCAACGTCCAGCCGCACATCAAGCTGAACTGCGCCAACGACAACGTCTCCAACGACACCCAGGCCGAGGAGGCGGGCGACTCGGTCGGACCGGCGGCGATGGCCTCCGGCGACCAGGCCTGGACCGACGCGATCTGGGCGCAGCTGGCGACCAACCCGTTCGGCGACACCTACTACGGCGAGACCATCAAGACACTGGTCTACATCGTCATGGCCGGTGACTACTGGAACCCGGCCGCGCCGCCCAGCGGCTCGACCGGCAGCCCCACCCCCACCCCAAGTGCCAGTGCCAGCGCCTCACCCACCCCGACCCCCACGCCCACGCCGACTCCCACCGCGACCGCGACCGGCCCGGCCGGGGGTAAGAGCTACGAGGCCGAATCGGCGACCCTGGCCAACGGCGCCGACGCCAACAGCTGCACCGCCTGCTCCGGCGGCCAGAAGGTGAGCGCGGTCGGCGGTAGCGCCAACGGCACGGTGACCTTCACCGGGGTGACCGAACCCAGCTCCGGCTCCTACCAGTTGACGGTCTACTACCTGAGCGTGGGCAAGGCCAAGCCCGCCACGGTCACCGTCAACGGCACCGCGCAGACGGTGACCTTCCCCGAGACCGACGCCAGCAGCTACAGCGTGATCGGCAGTTACGCGGTGACGGTCGCCCTCAAGGCCGGGAGCAACACGATCGCCTTCTCCGCCAGCGGTACCGCCTCCGCGCCGGACCTGGACCGGATCACGGTCTGA
- the dhaL gene encoding dihydroxyacetone kinase subunit DhaL has protein sequence MTTFDGAFTRAWLQRFAESVVATEPELTELDQQAGDGDFGANLRTGVTCVTRALDRLPSGGLPAAQPLQAAADAFLDEVGGTSGPLFGLVLHHLAEAAVHPALTTPDLARGVAAGLAAVQRVGEAVPGDKTLVDALAPASLALQLCCPETSVDRALLAAADAAFQGVRSTRQLSARRGRASYLGERASGIPDPGAIGVGLLFASAARPLTALGPLLAEPATHTAPGRATSPGQPAPTG, from the coding sequence ATGACGACCTTCGACGGCGCGTTCACCCGGGCCTGGCTTCAGCGTTTCGCCGAATCGGTGGTCGCCACCGAACCGGAGCTGACCGAGCTGGACCAGCAGGCCGGGGACGGCGACTTCGGCGCCAACCTGAGGACCGGCGTGACCTGCGTGACGCGGGCACTCGACCGCTTGCCGAGCGGAGGACTCCCCGCCGCCCAGCCGCTCCAGGCAGCGGCCGACGCGTTCCTGGACGAGGTGGGCGGGACCAGTGGCCCGCTCTTCGGTCTGGTGCTGCACCACCTGGCCGAGGCCGCCGTGCACCCCGCGCTGACCACCCCGGACCTGGCCCGTGGCGTGGCCGCCGGACTGGCGGCTGTCCAGCGGGTCGGCGAGGCGGTCCCCGGCGACAAGACGCTCGTCGACGCGCTGGCCCCGGCCTCGCTGGCACTCCAACTGTGCTGCCCGGAAACGTCGGTGGACCGCGCCCTGCTGGCGGCGGCGGACGCCGCGTTCCAGGGGGTGCGGTCCACCCGCCAGTTGTCCGCGCGCCGGGGCCGCGCCAGCTACCTGGGTGAGCGGGCGTCCGGGATCCCCGACCCGGGCGCGATCGGAGTGGGACTGCTGTTCGCCTCGGCGGCACGCCCGTTGACCGCGCTCGGCCCGCTGCTGGCGGAACCCGCGACCCACACCGCCCCCGGGCGCGCCACCTCACCCGGTCAGCCCGCTCCGACCGGCTGA
- a CDS encoding dihydroxyacetone kinase subunit DhaK gives MAGYFSTSQESLVADAIAGFAKVHHGLVELHAQDGYLRARHTHRSRRVGLLSGGGSGHEPMHVGFVGAGMLDAACPGQVFASPHNRQLFRASCAVAGPEGVLHIVKNYTGDRINFGIAAERLAHQGIPCARVLVDDDLASDSEGVAVGRRGTAATVLVEKILGAAADRGDGLTQLAELGARIVAQSRSMAVAATAHTAPATGRPAYQLPAGVLEFGVGIHGERAARSLRQSSLGDLVDRMGEALVAALRPPVEAPVIVLVNGLGAVTSLELYAIAHETARVLEGLGVRVARSLVGNFSTALDTRGFSLSLLVADDEVIGLYDAPVRTPALEWSQPMAMEAVA, from the coding sequence ATGGCCGGGTATTTCTCGACCTCCCAGGAATCGCTGGTAGCCGATGCCATAGCCGGGTTCGCCAAGGTGCACCACGGCCTGGTGGAACTGCACGCGCAGGACGGCTACCTGCGGGCCCGGCACACCCACCGGTCCCGCCGGGTCGGGCTGCTGTCCGGCGGCGGGTCCGGGCACGAGCCGATGCACGTCGGCTTCGTCGGCGCGGGAATGCTGGACGCGGCCTGCCCCGGGCAGGTCTTCGCCTCGCCCCACAACCGGCAGCTCTTCCGGGCGTCCTGCGCGGTCGCGGGCCCCGAGGGGGTCCTGCACATCGTCAAGAACTACACCGGCGACCGGATCAACTTCGGCATCGCCGCCGAACGGCTGGCACACCAGGGGATCCCCTGTGCCCGGGTGCTGGTGGACGACGACCTGGCGTCCGACTCCGAAGGGGTGGCCGTGGGCCGCCGGGGCACTGCCGCGACGGTGCTGGTGGAGAAGATCCTGGGCGCGGCCGCGGACCGGGGCGACGGACTGACCCAGCTCGCCGAGCTCGGCGCCCGGATCGTCGCCCAGAGCCGCAGCATGGCCGTCGCCGCTACCGCCCACACCGCGCCCGCCACCGGTCGGCCCGCCTACCAACTGCCCGCCGGGGTCCTTGAGTTCGGGGTCGGCATCCACGGCGAGCGGGCCGCCCGGTCACTGCGGCAGAGCTCCCTCGGCGACCTGGTGGACCGGATGGGCGAGGCACTGGTCGCCGCGCTCCGACCGCCCGTGGAGGCGCCGGTGATCGTCCTGGTGAACGGCCTGGGGGCGGTCACCAGCCTGGAGCTGTACGCCATCGCGCACGAGACGGCGCGGGTGCTGGAGGGGCTGGGCGTGCGCGTCGCCCGCTCCCTGGTCGGCAACTTCTCCACGGCGCTGGACACCCGGGGCTTCTCGCTCTCGCTGCTGGTCGCCGACGACGAGGTGATAGGCCTGTACGACGCACCGGTACGCACCCCGGCCCTTGAGTGGTCGCAACCGATGGCGATGGAGGCGGTGGCATGA
- a CDS encoding DUF4190 domain-containing protein yields MATGYGDSTATRSGSNGLAIAGLVCGIVGIFLFNFILGPLALIFGGVGLRNARRGGAGGSGMAMSAIVLGVVDIVLFVVILALASSHGGFQWHVGS; encoded by the coding sequence ATGGCGACGGGATACGGTGACTCGACTGCGACCCGCAGCGGTAGCAACGGCCTTGCGATCGCGGGCCTGGTCTGCGGGATCGTCGGGATCTTCCTCTTCAACTTCATTCTGGGCCCACTGGCGTTGATCTTCGGGGGCGTCGGCCTGCGGAACGCCCGGCGCGGCGGAGCGGGCGGTTCGGGCATGGCGATGTCCGCGATCGTGCTCGGCGTGGTGGACATCGTGCTGTTCGTGGTCATACTGGCGCTGGCCAGCAGCCACGGCGGCTTCCAGTGGCACGTCGGAAGCTGA
- a CDS encoding hydrogenase expression protein HypE: MNAPSPATATAAEPAGPAAEEESPIHILWINAGLSCDGDSVSLTAATQPSIEEIALSVLPGLPKIAVHWPLIDFECGPVQGADNFIEWFFKGERGEIDPFVLVVEGSIPNESIKSEGYWCGFGDDPATGQPITTSEWIDRLAPKALAVVAIGTCATYGGIHAMEGNPTGAMGVPDYLGWDWKSKAGIPIVCVPGCPIQPDNFAETLVYLLHQATGAAPMIPLDEQLRPAWLFGATVHEGCDRAGYYEQGQFATTYDSPKCLVKLGCWGPVVKCNVPKRGWMNGIGGCPNVGGICIACTMPGFPDKFMPFMDEPPGGKVSSTASAAYGSVIRRLRGITMHTVDKEPKWRHRGEQLSTGYRPPW; encoded by the coding sequence ATGAACGCACCATCCCCGGCCACCGCCACGGCAGCGGAGCCCGCCGGACCCGCTGCCGAAGAAGAGTCCCCGATCCACATCCTCTGGATCAACGCCGGCCTGAGCTGCGACGGCGACTCCGTCTCGCTGACCGCCGCCACCCAGCCCAGCATCGAGGAGATCGCCCTCAGCGTGCTGCCAGGGCTGCCGAAGATCGCTGTGCACTGGCCGCTGATCGACTTCGAGTGCGGTCCGGTCCAGGGCGCGGACAACTTCATCGAGTGGTTCTTCAAGGGCGAGCGGGGCGAGATCGACCCGTTCGTGCTGGTCGTCGAGGGCTCGATCCCGAACGAGTCGATCAAGTCGGAGGGCTACTGGTGCGGGTTCGGCGACGACCCGGCCACCGGGCAGCCGATCACCACCAGCGAGTGGATCGACCGGCTCGCGCCCAAGGCGCTGGCCGTGGTCGCCATCGGGACCTGCGCCACCTACGGCGGCATCCACGCGATGGAGGGCAACCCGACCGGGGCCATGGGCGTGCCCGACTACCTGGGCTGGGACTGGAAGTCCAAGGCGGGCATCCCCATCGTGTGCGTCCCGGGCTGTCCGATCCAGCCGGACAACTTCGCCGAGACCCTGGTCTACCTGCTGCACCAGGCGACCGGCGCGGCCCCGATGATCCCGCTGGACGAGCAGCTGCGCCCGGCCTGGCTGTTCGGGGCGACCGTGCACGAGGGCTGCGACCGGGCCGGGTACTACGAGCAGGGCCAGTTCGCCACCACCTACGACTCGCCCAAGTGCCTGGTGAAGCTGGGCTGCTGGGGACCGGTGGTGAAGTGCAACGTGCCCAAGCGCGGCTGGATGAACGGAATCGGCGGCTGCCCCAACGTCGGCGGCATCTGCATCGCCTGCACCATGCCCGGGTTCCCGGACAAGTTCATGCCGTTCATGGACGAGCCCCCCGGCGGCAAGGTCTCCAGCACCGCCAGCGCGGCCTACGGCTCGGTGATCCGCAGACTGCGCGGGATCACCATGCACACCGTGGACAAGGAGCCCAAGTGGCGCCACCGCGGCGAGCAGCTCAGCACCGGCTACCGGCCGCCCTGGTGA